Part of the Salinigranum rubrum genome is shown below.
CCGTCGGTAGACGGCGGGGAACCGTTCGGGCGGTAGAACGGATGTACTCCCCGGTGGTTGTGTGGACGTTCGGCGGCGGAACGGGAACGTCCGGCAGGCGAGCCGCGCGACACACGTGCGAGCGAATCGGCTAGGGAGGACGTGGCTTCGCCGCGTCCGTGCACTGCACGCCACCCGCTCCTCACAGACAACGCCTCGACTGTCTCTCGGTCACGAGCACGTCTACGCGGTACGCGCGCGGGAGTTCGTTGCGCTGACGACGAATCACGGAGCAGGACAATCGATCGATCGACTCAGCCGAGACTGCCCTCCATCTCCAGTTCGACCAGCCGGTTCAGTTCCACGGCGTACTCGATGGGCAGTTCACGGGTGATGGGCTCGATGAAGCCCGAGACGATGAGTTGCTTGGCCTCGTCGTCGCCCAGTCCCCGGGACTGGAGGTAGAAGACGTCCTCGTCGCCGATTTTTCCGACGGTCGCCTCGTGGGCGACGTCGACGCTGTCCTCCATGATCTCGATGTGTGGCATCGTGTCCGAGAGGGAGTCGTTGTCGAACATCAGCGCGTCACACTCGACGGTACACGACGAATCGTAGGCGCCGTCGGCGATGCGGACGAGGCCCCTGTAGTTCGTGCGACCGCCCTCGCGGGCGATGGACTTCGAGACGATGGTCGATTTCGTCTCGGGGGCGTTGTGGTACACCTTCGCGCCGGTGTCGATGTCCTGACCCCGGGAGGCGAAGGCGATGGTGATGTGGTTGTCCGAGGCGCCCCGTCCGTTGAGGACGGTCGCGGGGTACAACATCGTGACCTTCGAGCCCATCGAGCCCGACACCCACTCCATTCTCCCGCCGCGGTCGACGATAGCGCGCTTGGTGTTCAGGTTGTACGTGTTCTTCGACCAGTTCTGGACCGTCGAGTACTGGACGTGGGCGTCCTCGCCGACGAACACCTCGACGCCGCCGGAGTGGAGGTTAAACGCCGAGTACTTGGGGGCCGAACAGCCCTCGATGTAGTGGACCTCCGAGCCCTTCTCGGCGACGATGAGCGTGTGCTCGAACTGGCCCATCCCCGCCGAGTTCATCCTGAAGTACGCCTGGATGGGCATGTCGAGGGTCACCCCCTCGGGGACGTAGACGAACGACCCGCCCGACCAGATGGCGCCGTGCAGCGCGGCGAACTTGTTGTCGGTGGGAGGAACGCACTTCGTCATGAAGTACTGCTTGACGAGGGCCGGGTGTTCCTGGACGGCCTTGTCCATGTCCATGAATATCACGCCCTGGGACTCCCACTCCTCGCGCATGTTCTGGTAGACGATTTCGGACTCGTACTGCGCGCCGACTCCCGAGAGCGCGTTGCGCTCGGCCTCCGGAATACCCAGTTTGTCGAACGTGTCGCGGATGTCTTCGGGGAGGTCGTCCCAGTCGCGGACGCCGCCTCTCACGTCGACGTCGGGCCGGATGTACGGGACGATGGCGTCGACGTCGACTTCGGAGAGGTCGGGCTGGTTCGCCCACCCCGCCGGCATCGGCATGGCGTGGTACTGCTTCAGCGCGCGGAGTCGCCGCTGGAGCATCCATTCGGGTTCGCCCTTGTCCGCCGAGATCACTCGCACGGTCTCCTCGGTGAGTCCCTTCTCGGCGACGAACGCCGCACGCTGTTCCTTCTTGAACTCGAAGCGCGCCTGGGCGTCAGCCTCCTTGAAGTGTCGCTCCTCGCGGGTGCTCATACCGAGAGTTCGGCGCCGAGCGGGGATTAACCTATCTGCATTCGGTATCTGTATCCTGATAATCGAACGAGTCGTGAGAATTTCTGAACGAGGTTGGAGATACGGGAAGCCGGTGTTCGGGGTGTCGACGACGACCCCGCCGGACCGTTTTTGTCCGCGGGTCGTGACCGAGAGGTATGAGCGAGGCAACGTTCGAGCTCTACGTCGACCGCGCGGACGAACACCGCTGGCGGCTCGTCCACGACAACGGGAACGTCATCGCCGATTCGGGCGAGGGCTACGCCTCGCGCCAGAAAGCCCGACAGGGGCTTCGGAGCGTCAGGGAGAACGCGCCCGGTGCCGACGTGGTCGTCGTCGACGAGTGAATCGACGCCCGTGAACGGGCGCGAACGGACGACGCTCTCGCGGCAACGAGCACATTAAACCTCGTCGGAGACGGGAACCACGGCCGCCTCGGGAGCCTTTATCCGTCCGTAGCGACGAAAGGGTGGTAATGAAACGGAACGACCAGCAGGCGTACGACCGGGGGACGTCGCTGTTCTCGCCCGACGGCCGCATCTACCAGGTCGAGTACGCGCGGGAAGCCGTCAAGCGCGGCGCGCCCGCCGTCGGCGTTCGAGCGTCGGACGGCGTCGTCCTCGCCGCCCAGACGCGGACGGGTTCGTCGCTCATGGAGACCGAGAGCGTCGAGAAGCTCCACAAGCTCGACGACCACATCGGCGCGGCCAGCGCCGGTCACGTCGCCGACGCCCGGCAACTCGTCGACGACGCCCGTCAGGAGTGTCAGGTGAACCGCCTGCGCTACGGCGAGCCAATCGGCCTCGAAACGCTCACGAAGACGCTCACCGACGACATCCAAGAGAGCACGCAGTTCGGCGGCACCCGCCCGTACGGTGCTTCGCTTCTCATCGGCGGGATGGACGGCGACGAGCCCGGACTGTTCGCGACGGACCCCTCCGGCACGCCCCAGGAGTGGAAGGCGGTCGCCATCGGGGGCTCCAGGGAGGACATTCAGGAGTACCTCGAAGAGCGCTGGTCCACCGAACTCTCGACCGACGACGCGGTGACGCTCGCGCTCGAAGCCCTGTTGGCAGGTGTCGACTCGCTGACCGGCGAGGAGGCGAGCGTGGCCGTCGTCACGGCCGAGGGATACCGACGGCTCCCGACCGAGGACCTCGACGAGATTCTCGCGGAGGTCCGACCCGACGACGCCGACGAGAGCGAAGACGAGTAGCGGAGTGACCGACACCGATCCAGACCCGCACCTCGCCCGCATCACCGTCTACCCGGTGAAGTCGCTCGACGGCGTCGACTGCGACGGGGCGACGTTCACCCCGGGCGGCGCGCTCGCACACGACCGGACCTACGCGCTCGTCGACGAGGAGGGCCGGTACGTCAACGGGAAGCGCGAGCGGGCCGTCCACCGGCTCCGCAGTTCGTTCGACGTCGAGACGCGGCGGCTCGACCTCTCGGCACCCGATCGCGAGTCGACGACGTTCGACCTCTCGCTCGACGACGAGAACCGACCGCGGGACGCCGAGGCGCTCTCCGAGTGGCTCTCGGCGTACTTCGAGTATCCCGTCTCGCTCCGTCACGACAGAGTTGACGGGTTCCCCGACGACACCGAGGCGTCGGGGCCGACCCTGATCTCGACGGCGACTATCCGGGAGGTAGCGTCGTGGTTCGAGGACATCGACGAGGCCGGAATGCGTCGTCGGCTTCGCGCGAACCTCGAACTCGGCGGCGTTCCCCCGTTCTGGGAGGACCATCTCTTCGCCGACCGCGACAGCGTCGTCTCCTTCTCTCTCGGTGACGTCGAACTGGACGGGGTGAATCCCTGTCAGCGCTGCGTCGTTCCGAGCCGGGACCCCGACACCGGCGAGGGGACCGCGGGATTCCGCGAGCGGTTCATCGAGCGGCGTGAGGCGACGATGCCCCCCTGGAGCGGCGGCGACTGGTTCGACCACTCCTTCCGGCTGATGGTCAACACCCGAGCGGCCGACGTCGGCGGGCAGAAGGTGTCCGTCGGCGACTCTGTTTCGGTCGGCGAGACGCGCCCGGCGGACGAGACAGACGGGGACTGAACTCGTTTCGTTCTGCCCGTTGCACCGCCCTGTCGTGTGGCTCCCGCGCCGAACCGGATGTGAGTTTTGTCGGCCCCTGTCGTCCCTACTGGTGTGTTCGACCGAGCGCTCGAACGCGCGTCAGATCGTTCGGAGGCCCCGTCGAGCCGTGCGGCCGTCGTCCACGCGTGGACCGCCGGACGGAGGGCGGTCGTCCGCACGGGCGGACGCCTCGCTCACCGTCTCGCTCGGGGGTCGTCGCCATCGCGTTCTGGGTGGCCATCGTCGCCCCGCTCCTCGTACTGGCGCTCCTCTTCGGTGGGCTCGAAGCGGGCGAGACCGCCGCGTTCGTCACGCTAGTCGTGGTGAACCTCGTCGCGCTCGGTGTCGGTCACCGCTACCGCCACCCCGAGCCGAGCCGGCCGGACGAGCGCCGCTGAGGTCAGAACCCGCTGAACTTGTCGCGCCGGTAGAGGTCCAGTTCCTGGACCGTCGAGCGGTCCTGCCGGGCCGCGAAGACGAGGGCGTCGGCTATCTCCTCCGGTTCGGTCACCTCGCCGGCTTCGAAGCGTTCCTCGAGCGGCTCGCCGTCCTCGCTCCCGAACTCCGTGCGGACCTCGGTCGGGTTGACGACGGTGACGGCGACGCCGCTCTCGCCCA
Proteins encoded:
- the sufB gene encoding Fe-S cluster assembly protein SufB, which produces MSTREERHFKEADAQARFEFKKEQRAAFVAEKGLTEETVRVISADKGEPEWMLQRRLRALKQYHAMPMPAGWANQPDLSEVDVDAIVPYIRPDVDVRGGVRDWDDLPEDIRDTFDKLGIPEAERNALSGVGAQYESEIVYQNMREEWESQGVIFMDMDKAVQEHPALVKQYFMTKCVPPTDNKFAALHGAIWSGGSFVYVPEGVTLDMPIQAYFRMNSAGMGQFEHTLIVAEKGSEVHYIEGCSAPKYSAFNLHSGGVEVFVGEDAHVQYSTVQNWSKNTYNLNTKRAIVDRGGRMEWVSGSMGSKVTMLYPATVLNGRGASDNHITIAFASRGQDIDTGAKVYHNAPETKSTIVSKSIAREGGRTNYRGLVRIADGAYDSSCTVECDALMFDNDSLSDTMPHIEIMEDSVDVAHEATVGKIGDEDVFYLQSRGLGDDEAKQLIVSGFIEPITRELPIEYAVELNRLVELEMEGSLG
- a CDS encoding HVO_2922 family protein, which encodes MSEATFELYVDRADEHRWRLVHDNGNVIADSGEGYASRQKARQGLRSVRENAPGADVVVVDE
- the psmA gene encoding archaeal proteasome endopeptidase complex subunit alpha — its product is MKRNDQQAYDRGTSLFSPDGRIYQVEYAREAVKRGAPAVGVRASDGVVLAAQTRTGSSLMETESVEKLHKLDDHIGAASAGHVADARQLVDDARQECQVNRLRYGEPIGLETLTKTLTDDIQESTQFGGTRPYGASLLIGGMDGDEPGLFATDPSGTPQEWKAVAIGGSREDIQEYLEERWSTELSTDDAVTLALEALLAGVDSLTGEEASVAVVTAEGYRRLPTEDLDEILAEVRPDDADESEDE
- a CDS encoding MOSC domain-containing protein yields the protein MTDTDPDPHLARITVYPVKSLDGVDCDGATFTPGGALAHDRTYALVDEEGRYVNGKRERAVHRLRSSFDVETRRLDLSAPDRESTTFDLSLDDENRPRDAEALSEWLSAYFEYPVSLRHDRVDGFPDDTEASGPTLISTATIREVASWFEDIDEAGMRRRLRANLELGGVPPFWEDHLFADRDSVVSFSLGDVELDGVNPCQRCVVPSRDPDTGEGTAGFRERFIERREATMPPWSGGDWFDHSFRLMVNTRAADVGGQKVSVGDSVSVGETRPADETDGD